The sequence below is a genomic window from Myotis daubentonii chromosome 14, mMyoDau2.1, whole genome shotgun sequence.
gacgcaaaaaaaaaaaaatatattactttttttccAGTCGAATGTCTAAGTTGAAAGCTTTAAATGTGATAGCTCTATACACTAAGCAAGGAGAAGCATGGAGGCCAatgccctcccagcagcctcagcaACAAGAGGGCCGGTGGACCAGCCCATTTACGGGGAGCCAAGTGGACCCTCACAAAAGCCACTGAGCCGAGCGAGCCCACGGGGGACCCGGGGCTGGTCCTCCCTGCACGGGCTGAGGAGATCGTTCCCATGACCCCGGTGGGCAAGCCGACTCCTCGCCACATCAGCCCTGAGGCAGGTGTGGAATCGCAGGGCCTCCGGTAGGACACAGAAACGGGTTGGAAGCCAACCGAACCCAGATGACTTGCTGGGCTGGTCAGTCGCCCAGGGGCCCAGTGGCCAGTCCTGCAGATCGTTTCCAAACAGGCCCAAggaccctccctggcccagagcaGATCAAGGAGACCTGGGGGGACTGGATCTGAGGTTGTCTGGAAAGATTCTAGATTAAGACCTAGGCATAGGCATCAGCCTCAAAACCAGGGCAGAAACTCCTCAAAGATGGAAGTTTCCGTGAAATCTTGTGCAGTGGCCAACGCTTTGGTGTCTGCTTTGGAAGGGGTGGCTGCAGAACTGAAACCACGGCAATTCGCGGTGCTCTGAGAATCTCAGATGCCTCAGATCAGATGCATGAATGCTCAGGCCAGGGGGAGCCGGGGGAGCCTGCATGCTGTCCATCAGTTCTCTGAAAATCGCAGGCATGGCagccaggagccagcagccccgggATGCTGCCCCGGGATGCCTAGGCAGTTTGGAAAAAATCTGGCTTGGCGAATTCTGACTCAAACTAATAATGTTCCAATTATTCCTTTCTGAgttgtctctctctcacttcctctttcttGTGGGGTGTCCCTCTGGTCCCATCAGTGGGGAAGCTGTATCTGTATTTATTGTCACTTCCAAAGGGACCATCCACCCCTGCGAGACGGTCCCTCACAAGGAGAGAGCCCCTGAGGTTGTCTCCAGCAGCACCGAGGACATCTTCAAGCTACCCTCTCTTCTGGCAAAGGAGGCCCACTGAGCCTGGCTGATGCAGCCCAGGTTCTTCAGGGTCTTCACAAGATCCCGGCGGAATCTCTCACCCACAAACACGTAGAGGACGGGGTTCAGGCAGCTGTGGAAGAAGGCAATGGTTTGCGTGACCTGGAAGCAGATGTCAAGGTTGATGGAAACGGCACAGCTCGAGATGAACCGGGCGTAGGCGTCGATGGTCTGCACCAGCAGGATGCAGTTGTAGGGGAACTGAGATAAGACAAAGACAGTAAGGACGGTGATGGTCACCTTCAGGGCCTTGTGCTTGGAAGACTTCTTGGCTTGGGTCAGAGTGTGAATGATGATGGTGTAGCAGCAAGCCATGACcataaagggaaggaagaaccCCAGGATCACCTTCAGGGTCAAGACGACCGACTTCGACTTGGTGCTCTCATCGCGAGGGTACACCATGGTGCAGACGGTGATGTTAGAATCCCTCTTGAGTTGGCTGTACAGGATTTCTGGGATGCAGAGAGCGGCCGCCATCGCCCAGACGACAATGCAGACCATTTTGCTGTAGAGAAGCCTTTTCTGCCTCCAGGTCTGCGCTCGCGTGGCCTGGGCAATGGCGATATACCTGTCCACGCTGATGCACATGATCAGCAGCCCACAGCTGTAGAAGTTCATCTTGTACATGCTGTTGACCGCTTTGCACATGAAGGTCTGGAATTTCCACTGGTCGGCAGCGGCGATGGCCCAGAAGGGAAGAGTGGCCAGAAAGAGAAGGTCGGCAATGGCCAGATTCAGCAGGAACATGTCCGTCATGGTCTTCACCCTGGTGCAGTACCAGTAGACGAGGATGACCAGACTGTTGCCCACGGTGCCCACGATGAACACCAGCCAGTACAAGGGCGGGAGGAAGTGGCTCGCAAACTCCCTGACGTTATTTTTCTTACAGAAGAAGTCCAACCAGTTTAAGTTCTCATAGTCATCCATGGAAGACGTGGAGTCATAGCTGAAGCCATCAGACAGATTAGGGACAGGACTCTGCAAGAGGACGCAAGACGGCATTAGGTCAAGGACACTCTTTTGGAGGCTCTGATGGCAGAGGCATGGACCACTTGACCCTTCCAAGCCCCAAAGCCTTTGATAAGACAAAAGAAATGTACATGCAGAAAACAGGGATTCTGAGAGCATCTGCTTGGATCATAACATTTatgtattcaacaaatgtttgttgagcacctatGGTATGTCAGATACTCTGTATGTGCTGAAGATACAGAGGTGGATAAGTCAGCATGGTTCCTGCTCTCCTGGAACTCACCGCTCATGGAGGGTACACACAAGGAGTGAGCAATTGCAGGACACGTGACAGGTCTCTCATGGGGACCACTGATGGGCACAAACTGTTATCACACTCTGCAAATGATGCTGACTGCCCCTTCTCCTCTCTGTTCTGTCCTCCCCAAAAAGGTCCTCAGAGGCTCTTCAACTTTTCTGGGTCCAGATCCCTCTGAGGCTTCTGAGAGCTATGGGTCTTCTGCTCCAGCAGCACCAACCGTATCCCCACATATGAgcacacatgtacacac
It includes:
- the CCR9 gene encoding C-C chemokine receptor type 9 translates to MTPLEFTSPVPNLSDGFSYDSTSSMDDYENLNWLDFFCKKNNVREFASHFLPPLYWLVFIVGTVGNSLVILVYWYCTRVKTMTDMFLLNLAIADLLFLATLPFWAIAAADQWKFQTFMCKAVNSMYKMNFYSCGLLIMCISVDRYIAIAQATRAQTWRQKRLLYSKMVCIVVWAMAAALCIPEILYSQLKRDSNITVCTMVYPRDESTKSKSVVLTLKVILGFFLPFMVMACCYTIIIHTLTQAKKSSKHKALKVTITVLTVFVLSQFPYNCILLVQTIDAYARFISSCAVSINLDICFQVTQTIAFFHSCLNPVLYVFVGERFRRDLVKTLKNLGCISQAQWASFARREGSLKMSSVLLETTSGALSL